The Seriola aureovittata isolate HTS-2021-v1 ecotype China chromosome 2, ASM2101889v1, whole genome shotgun sequence genome has a segment encoding these proteins:
- the ppp1r3db gene encoding protein phosphatase 1, regulatory subunit 3Db, with amino-acid sequence MAGTCDKWQQRSSVEKKGIQLQFINGSSSISTTKNTTIRLRDIYDPKPQPPKAPVRIRPPGPRTPSAQEPSVKPNVPSDPPVKTIMRRRAQSLPSSAERNKELRSVQVRFVDSLGLELEEVKVFKVQEHPLIPQHVMFRLLMNSELAFGRSLELSLPYLKPCFPENMGAQPEFLKRLCTQSVCLQQVVCSEQGITGTIQVLNLAYEKEVTVHYSFTNWRAHTDTTAVWVSSGSCEESNSPDTDTFRFRLPVPPFILEPGAILEFAICYHVRGSDYWDNNNGQNYKLSCHSYKVTVPRECEDSMLHFT; translated from the coding sequence ATGGCTGGGACTTGTGATAAATGGCAGCAGAGGAGCTCTGTTGAGAAGAAAGGGATCCAGCTTCAGTTCATCAATGGCTCCAGCAGCATATCCACCACTAAAAACACCACCATCCGTCTTCGGGACATTTATGATCCCAAGCCGCAACCTCCCAAAGCTCCTGTTCGGATCCGTCCTCCAGGTCCGAGAACTCCCTCAGCACAGGAACCCAGTGTAAAGCCCAATGTGCCAAGCGATCCTCCAGTCAAGACAATCATGAGGAGACGAGCTCAGTCTCTTCCTTCGTCTGCAGAGAGGAATAAAGAACTCAGGAGCGTGCAGGTACGCTTTGTGGACTCACTGGGCTTGGAGTTAGAGGAAGTTAAGGTCTTCAAAGTGCAAGAGCACCCCCTGATTCCCCAACATGTTATGTTCAGACTACTGATGAACTCTGAACTGGCTTTCGGGAGGTCATTGGAGCTGTCCCTGCCTTACTTGAAACCATGTTTCCCGGAAAATATGGGAGCTCAGCCCGAGTTCCTGAAGCGTCTCTGcactcagagtgtgtgtctgcagcaggttGTGTGTTCAGAGCAGGGAATAACAGGCACTATACAAGTACTTAATTTAGCTTATGAGAAAGAGGTCACAGTGCACTACTCTTTCACCAACTGGAGAGCGCACACGGATACAACAGCGGTCTGGGTATCAAGTGGGAGCTGCGAGGAGAGCAACTCTCCAGACACAGATACTTTCAGATTTCGTCTGCCAGTCCCACCTTTCATTTTGGAGCCAGGGGCGATCTTGGAATTTGCCATCTGCTACCACGTAAGAGGATCTGACTACTGGGATAACAACAATGGGCAAAATTACAAACTGTCATGCCACAGCTACAAGGTGACTGTGCCAAGAGAGTGTGAGGACAGCATGCTGCATTTTACCTGA